The Scomber japonicus isolate fScoJap1 chromosome 13, fScoJap1.pri, whole genome shotgun sequence genome includes a window with the following:
- the plp1b gene encoding proteolipid protein 1b isoform X2 translates to MGCYDCCIRCIGAVPYPSLVATLLCYAGMALFCGCGHEALSQTEVLVETYFARNAQDYVVMASFIKYFQYVIYGLASFFFLYGILLLAEGFYTTSAVKQTFGEFRSTQCGRCLSLTFIIVTYILAFIWLAVFAFTAIPVFFLFNMEQTCHNINILAETSPSINQHSWICMDARQYGLLPWNAMPGKSCGMTLASICKTSEFHLTYDLYIAAFAGAGVTLLALFVYMIATTYNYAVLRFLGRKGIR, encoded by the exons GTTGCTATGATTGCTGTATCCGGTGCATTGGGGCAGTGCCCTACCCATCCCTGGTGGCCACCTTGCTCTGCTATGCTGGCATGGCATTATTTTGTGGCTGCGGGCATGAAGCGTTGTCCCAGACTGAAGTCCTCGTCGAGACTTACTTCGCCCGCAACGCTCAGGACTATGTGGTCATGGCCTCCTT TATCAAATACTTCCAGTATGTGATCTATGGCCTGGCgtcatttttcttcctctacGGTATCCTGCTACTGGCTGAGGGCTTCTACACCACGAGCGCTGTCAAGCAGACCTTTGGAGAATTCAGAAGCACCCAATGTGGCCGCTGCCTCAGCCTGACG tttATCATTGTGACGTACATCTTGGCCTTCATCTGGCTGGCAGTGTTTGCCTTCACTGCTATCCCAGTCTTCTTCTTGTTCAACATGGAGCAGACCTGCCACAATATCAACATCCTGGCTGAAACCAGCCCCAGCATTAATCAGCATAGCTGGATTTGCATGGACGCCAGGCAGTATG GGCTGCTCCCTTGGAATGCAATGCCAGGCAAGTCTTGTGGGATGACCTTGGCATCTATTTGCAAAACCAGTGAA TTCCACCTCACCTATGACTTGTACATAGCTGCATTTGCTGGTGCTGGGGTCACTCTCTTAGCACTG TTTGTGTATATGATTGCCACCACCTACAACTACGCGGTCTTGCGGTTCCTGGGCAGGAAAGGCATCCGCTAA
- the plp1b gene encoding proteolipid protein 1b isoform X1, with translation MFPVRQPWLCKALGCYDCCIRCIGAVPYPSLVATLLCYAGMALFCGCGHEALSQTEVLVETYFARNAQDYVVMASFIKYFQYVIYGLASFFFLYGILLLAEGFYTTSAVKQTFGEFRSTQCGRCLSLTFIIVTYILAFIWLAVFAFTAIPVFFLFNMEQTCHNINILAETSPSINQHSWICMDARQYGLLPWNAMPGKSCGMTLASICKTSEFHLTYDLYIAAFAGAGVTLLALFVYMIATTYNYAVLRFLGRKGIR, from the exons GTTGCTATGATTGCTGTATCCGGTGCATTGGGGCAGTGCCCTACCCATCCCTGGTGGCCACCTTGCTCTGCTATGCTGGCATGGCATTATTTTGTGGCTGCGGGCATGAAGCGTTGTCCCAGACTGAAGTCCTCGTCGAGACTTACTTCGCCCGCAACGCTCAGGACTATGTGGTCATGGCCTCCTT TATCAAATACTTCCAGTATGTGATCTATGGCCTGGCgtcatttttcttcctctacGGTATCCTGCTACTGGCTGAGGGCTTCTACACCACGAGCGCTGTCAAGCAGACCTTTGGAGAATTCAGAAGCACCCAATGTGGCCGCTGCCTCAGCCTGACG tttATCATTGTGACGTACATCTTGGCCTTCATCTGGCTGGCAGTGTTTGCCTTCACTGCTATCCCAGTCTTCTTCTTGTTCAACATGGAGCAGACCTGCCACAATATCAACATCCTGGCTGAAACCAGCCCCAGCATTAATCAGCATAGCTGGATTTGCATGGACGCCAGGCAGTATG GGCTGCTCCCTTGGAATGCAATGCCAGGCAAGTCTTGTGGGATGACCTTGGCATCTATTTGCAAAACCAGTGAA TTCCACCTCACCTATGACTTGTACATAGCTGCATTTGCTGGTGCTGGGGTCACTCTCTTAGCACTG TTTGTGTATATGATTGCCACCACCTACAACTACGCGGTCTTGCGGTTCCTGGGCAGGAAAGGCATCCGCTAA